A genomic segment from Oncorhynchus clarkii lewisi isolate Uvic-CL-2024 chromosome 14, UVic_Ocla_1.0, whole genome shotgun sequence encodes:
- the LOC139365921 gene encoding ADP-ribosylation factor-like protein 3, giving the protein MGEATKGLLSVLQKLKGTTESVELRIVLLGLDNAGKTTLLKSLASEDINTITPTQGFNIKSVASHGMKLNVWDIGGQRKIRPFWKKYLENTDLLIYVIDSADKKRFEETGLELEELIDEENLKGVPVLIFANKQDLATASPASEIAEGLNLHTYRDRQWQIQACSAVSGEGVQDGMNWICNNIVNKKK; this is encoded by the exons atgGGAGAAGCTACAAAG GGCTTGCTCTCGGTCCTTCAGAAGTTGAAAGGGACCACAGAGAGTGTGGAGCTGAGGATAGTTCTACTGGGTCTGGATAATGCAGGCAAGACCACCCTCCTGAAGAGCCTTGCCTcagaagacatcaacactatcacACCCACACAG GGCTTTAACATTAAGAGTGTGGCCTCACATGGCATGAAGCTGAATGTATGGGATAtcggaggacagaggaagatcCGTCCCTTCTGGAAGAAATACCTTGAGAACACAGACTTACTG ATCTATGTCATAGACAGCGCAGACAAGAAGCGGTTTGAGGAGACGGGACTG gAGCTGGAAGAGCTGATCGATGAGGAGAACTTAAAGGGTGTGCCAGTGCTCATCTTTGCCAATAAGCAGGACCTGGCCACGGCCTCACCCGCCAGTGAGATCGCTGAGGGACTCAACCTGCACACGTACCGGGACCGCCAGTGGCAGATCCAAGCCTGCTCAGCAGTGTCAGGGGAGGGAGTACAG GATGGCATGAACTGGATTTgcaacaacattgtaaataagaagaaATAA
- the LOC139365922 gene encoding profilin-3-like: MAEWRDYIKATLKEKFVEDVAIVGLYDNKAVWASKPGGVLAAICPPEVEALVGKDRGSLLQEGVSVGGRKMAVIRDHMTGPETEILFIDIRTKGSESLALTVALTTKALVFVMGKRGVHGGIVNKKVCDMAKYLRERGV; encoded by the coding sequence ATGGCAGAGTGGAGGGACTATATCAAAGCCACTCTGAAGGAGAAGTTTGTGGAGGACGTAGCCATCGTTGGCCTGTACGACAACAAGGCCGTGTGGGCCTCCAAGCCTGGAGGTGTCCTGGCTGCCATCTGCCCACCGGAGGTGGAGGCTCTGGTGGGCAAAGACAGAGGAAGTCTCCTGCAGGAGGGGGTCAGCGTTGGAGGTCGGAAGATGGCAGTGATACGAGACCATATGACAGGTCCTGAGACAGAGATCCTATTCATTGACATCCGGACCAAAGGCAGCGAGAGCTTGGCTCTCACGGTTGCCCTGACGACCAAGGCTCTGGTGTTTGTGATGGGAAAACGAGGGGTGCATGGCGGCATAGTCAACAAGAAGGTGTGTGACATGGCCAAGTACCTCCGCGAGAGGGGTGTGTGA